A region of Chloroflexota bacterium DNA encodes the following proteins:
- a CDS encoding DUF503 family protein, which translates to MAVVGVACVSNDASHAHATLTKVVEFIERVRPDVQVVDFSTEIM; encoded by the coding sequence ATGGCAGTGGTCGGCGTGGCCTGCGTGAGCAATGACGCTTCTCACGCCCATGCCACATTAACCAAAGTCGTGGAGTTCATCGAGCGCGTCCGCCCGGACGTGCAGGTGGTGGATTTCTCGACGGAGATTATGTAA